The following proteins come from a genomic window of Pseudomonas sp. WJP1:
- the spt gene encoding serine palmitoyltransferase → MGLFDKFGKLAAERASLCDSQIHPFGIRIDEMYSPTEGCIQGQRVILAGTNNYLGLTFDPDSIKAAQRSLELEGTGTTGSRMANGSYAGHSALEDELVDFLGRRSVIVFSTGYVANLGVIGTLAGAREVVLLDADCHASIYDACKLGGAEIIRFRHNDVADLERRMVRLGDRAREAIILVEGIYSMLGDQAPLREIVEVKRRLGGYLLVDEAHSFGVLGANGRGLAEELGVDSEVDILLGTFSKSLGAVGGFAACHDGQMDLLRYASRPYIFTASPAPSAIASVRSALAAIKERPELRHQLWSNARRLYQGLAESGYQLGPQASPVIAVMLKSPHEGLAVWRGLMERGVYVNLVLPPATPGAVTLVRCSVSAAHTPEQIDRIIEAFASLRGPMGLVTAGA, encoded by the coding sequence ATGGGACTCTTTGACAAGTTCGGCAAGCTGGCCGCCGAGCGCGCCAGTCTCTGTGACTCACAGATCCATCCTTTTGGAATTCGCATCGATGAGATGTATTCCCCAACCGAGGGCTGTATTCAGGGGCAAAGGGTCATTCTGGCCGGCACCAATAATTATCTCGGGCTGACGTTCGACCCCGATAGCATCAAGGCGGCGCAGCGCTCACTGGAGCTTGAAGGCACCGGCACCACCGGCTCTCGCATGGCCAACGGCAGTTATGCCGGGCACAGCGCGCTGGAGGACGAACTGGTTGATTTCCTGGGGCGGCGTTCCGTCATTGTGTTCTCGACCGGGTATGTCGCCAACCTGGGCGTCATCGGAACGCTGGCGGGTGCGCGCGAGGTGGTGCTGCTTGACGCCGACTGCCACGCGAGCATCTACGACGCCTGCAAGCTGGGAGGTGCGGAGATCATCCGTTTTCGCCATAACGATGTCGCTGATCTGGAACGGCGCATGGTCCGCCTCGGCGACCGCGCGCGGGAAGCGATCATCCTGGTGGAAGGGATCTACAGCATGCTCGGTGACCAGGCTCCGCTCAGGGAAATAGTCGAGGTCAAGCGTCGCCTCGGCGGTTACCTGCTGGTTGACGAGGCGCATTCCTTTGGCGTCCTGGGGGCCAACGGGCGAGGGCTGGCCGAGGAGTTGGGCGTGGACTCGGAGGTGGACATCCTGTTGGGCACGTTCAGCAAGAGCCTGGGCGCCGTCGGCGGATTCGCCGCCTGTCATGACGGGCAAATGGACCTGCTTCGCTACGCCAGCAGACCCTATATTTTTACCGCTTCACCCGCCCCCTCGGCGATTGCCTCGGTAAGATCGGCGCTTGCGGCCATCAAGGAACGCCCGGAGCTGCGGCATCAGCTGTGGTCGAACGCCCGGCGGCTTTATCAAGGTTTGGCAGAGTCAGGCTACCAGTTGGGGCCGCAGGCCAGCCCCGTGATTGCCGTCATGCTGAAGTCGCCTCACGAGGGCCTGGCCGTCTGGCGGGGGCTGATGGAGAGGGGCGTCTATGTCAATCTGGTCCTTCCTCCCGCGACACCCGGCGCCGTCACCCTGGTGCGTTGCAGCGTCAGTGCAGCCCATACACCTGAACAAATAGACCGGATCATCGAGGCCTTCGCTTCACTGCGTGGCCCGATGGGCCTGGTCACAGCGGGCGCTTGA
- a CDS encoding ABC transporter ATP-binding protein — MRIIFAFGRSYPARTVLMLLSLLLAGVVESVSLSAMLPLISAVLEDQPHSKLAVQVFAIMDSIGLEPTIANMLVIIVVGMTLSNLLILLGNRQVGYTVAHVATDLRIDLIKASLGSRWEYYLRQPAGALANAVATEAYRASTAYEHAANMLALGIQAAAYAIIALFVSWQAAILSLLIGFVLLVAVRGLVKTSRRVGKSQTRLMRELLVYLTDTLASVKPLKAMARDDIADSLLRGHAGELNTALEREVMSRETLRALQEPMLAILAAAGLYAGLVIGGMPLSSVMVLIFVVVRMLGLLHKAQQRYHRMAAQESAYWAINESIDNAIADAEPVGGTCTPSLKRQIVFDNVSFGYGGRQVLDSVSLNFPVGSFTTMIGPSGAGKTTVLDLICSLLAPQAGRIRVDDCDLHDLDRRAWRRMIGYVTQETLLLHDSVLANVTLGDKALNAADAERALRQAGAWQFVQECPGGLQSIVGERGAKLSGGQRQRIVIARALAHRPRLLILDEATSALDPESEVEICQVLKNLTPGITVIAVSHRPAMIRIADQILEVRDGKVLAIHNAVDPDGTRADEAKA, encoded by the coding sequence ATGCGGATTATTTTTGCCTTTGGCCGCTCCTATCCGGCCCGCACCGTGCTGATGCTCCTGAGTCTGCTGTTGGCAGGGGTGGTTGAAAGCGTCAGCCTGAGCGCAATGCTGCCCCTGATATCGGCCGTGCTTGAGGACCAGCCCCATTCAAAGCTGGCGGTCCAGGTCTTCGCGATCATGGACTCGATAGGCCTGGAACCCACGATCGCGAACATGCTGGTGATCATCGTCGTGGGCATGACGCTGAGTAACCTGCTGATATTGCTGGGCAATCGACAGGTCGGCTACACCGTGGCGCATGTGGCAACCGACCTGCGTATTGACCTGATCAAGGCGTCGTTGGGCAGCCGCTGGGAATATTATCTACGCCAACCCGCCGGAGCGCTGGCCAACGCCGTGGCAACCGAAGCCTACCGCGCTTCCACCGCCTATGAGCACGCGGCCAATATGCTGGCGCTGGGTATCCAGGCCGCGGCCTACGCGATCATTGCGCTTTTTGTCTCCTGGCAGGCGGCGATCCTGTCATTGCTGATCGGCTTTGTGCTGCTGGTGGCTGTGCGGGGACTGGTAAAGACATCGCGGCGGGTGGGCAAAAGCCAGACCCGACTGATGCGCGAGCTGCTGGTCTACCTGACAGACACGCTTGCTTCGGTGAAACCGCTCAAAGCCATGGCCCGCGATGACATCGCCGATTCTTTGCTGCGCGGTCACGCCGGCGAGCTGAACACGGCACTGGAACGCGAAGTGATGAGCCGCGAAACACTGAGGGCCCTGCAGGAACCCATGCTTGCGATCCTTGCCGCGGCGGGTCTCTACGCGGGGCTGGTCATCGGCGGTATGCCGCTGTCTTCGGTGATGGTGCTGATCTTCGTGGTGGTGCGCATGCTGGGGCTGCTGCACAAGGCGCAGCAGCGCTATCACCGGATGGCCGCGCAGGAGAGCGCCTACTGGGCCATCAACGAGTCGATCGACAACGCTATCGCCGATGCCGAACCTGTCGGAGGGACTTGCACGCCTTCCCTGAAGCGGCAAATCGTTTTCGACAATGTCAGCTTTGGCTACGGGGGGCGGCAGGTCCTTGACAGCGTGTCGCTGAACTTTCCGGTCGGTTCATTCACCACCATGATCGGTCCTTCCGGTGCAGGCAAGACCACCGTGCTCGACCTGATCTGTTCGCTGCTCGCGCCGCAGGCTGGACGCATCAGGGTAGACGACTGTGACTTGCATGACCTTGACAGGAGGGCCTGGCGCCGAATGATCGGCTATGTCACACAAGAAACCTTGCTGCTGCACGATAGCGTCCTGGCGAACGTCACGTTGGGAGACAAGGCCTTGAATGCCGCCGACGCCGAGCGCGCGCTCCGCCAGGCCGGTGCATGGCAGTTTGTGCAGGAGTGTCCTGGCGGGCTGCAATCGATCGTAGGCGAGCGCGGTGCCAAACTCTCGGGCGGTCAACGGCAGCGTATCGTCATCGCGCGTGCCCTGGCCCATCGCCCCAGGCTTCTGATCCTGGACGAAGCCACCAGTGCACTCGACCCGGAATCGGAGGTCGAGATATGCCAGGTGCTGAAAAATCTGACCCCTGGCATCACTGTCATCGCGGTATCCCATCGCCCTGCCATGATCCGCATTGCTGATCAGATTCTCGAGGTGCGAGACGGCAAGGTGTTGGCCATACACAATGCCGTCGATCCGGACGGCACCCGGGCTGACGAGGCGAAAGCCTGA
- a CDS encoding alpha/beta hydrolase, whose translation MTAPSGLPAGKRRKNTQQVWTRVIGMPHVRRADRPDRDARAFLRILNMATRLRPVEHYSLRALREVWRLSSLALGQQPPVATVIETVIDGPGGPIELRIFKPHETDQLLPAFLWCHGGGFVVGGLDTCESICRSTTRNANCISIAVRYRLAPEHDLAAGREDCLAALQWIAENGATLGIDTSRLAIGGDSAGGNICAAVAQQALRNGGPALCLQVLAYPATDLVQEFPSFAENAEGFMITDRLLAQINQTVAGSLHSLNPEEPWLSPRRSQDMRGLPPALVISAGFDPIRDDGLDYSARLRAAGVPVELLHYAGQFHGFLNFDAVIGAGGDALRRIGESLAGAFRTEPAPDRTLEIADRAAAQPSRLCAAMGELSTSSLMVSVATERWTGTLLRQVSPVCASTLRVALRPWSAPLSLMRRRLSARLDRRIAHQTYPQA comes from the coding sequence ATGACAGCGCCAAGTGGTTTACCCGCAGGAAAAAGACGCAAGAACACCCAGCAAGTCTGGACTCGGGTCATCGGCATGCCGCACGTGCGTCGAGCGGATCGTCCCGATCGCGATGCCCGGGCTTTTCTGCGCATTCTCAACATGGCGACGCGCCTGCGCCCGGTCGAGCACTATTCGCTGCGCGCATTGCGTGAAGTCTGGCGCCTGAGCTCGCTGGCCCTGGGGCAACAGCCCCCGGTCGCCACCGTGATCGAGACGGTCATCGACGGCCCGGGCGGGCCCATCGAGTTACGTATTTTCAAACCTCATGAAACCGATCAGCTGCTGCCTGCGTTCCTTTGGTGCCACGGCGGCGGATTTGTGGTCGGTGGCCTGGATACCTGCGAATCGATTTGCCGCAGCACGACCCGCAACGCCAACTGCATCAGCATCGCTGTGCGCTATCGACTGGCGCCGGAGCATGATCTGGCAGCGGGGCGCGAGGATTGTCTCGCAGCGCTGCAATGGATTGCCGAGAACGGCGCGACGCTGGGTATCGATACCTCGCGACTGGCCATCGGCGGCGATTCGGCGGGTGGCAATATCTGCGCTGCCGTGGCCCAGCAAGCGTTGCGTAACGGCGGACCGGCGCTCTGCCTGCAGGTGCTGGCTTATCCTGCGACCGACCTGGTGCAGGAGTTTCCTTCATTCGCAGAGAATGCCGAAGGCTTCATGATCACGGACAGGCTGCTGGCGCAGATCAATCAGACTGTGGCCGGCTCACTCCATTCGCTCAATCCCGAAGAACCTTGGCTGTCCCCGCGTCGCAGTCAGGATATGCGGGGCTTGCCACCGGCGCTGGTCATCAGTGCGGGGTTCGACCCGATCCGCGACGACGGGCTGGACTATAGCGCTCGCTTGCGTGCAGCCGGGGTGCCGGTGGAGCTTTTGCATTACGCGGGCCAGTTCCATGGCTTCCTGAATTTCGACGCCGTCATCGGCGCCGGCGGTGACGCCTTGCGACGTATCGGCGAGTCACTGGCGGGTGCCTTTCGCACCGAGCCCGCGCCGGATCGCACGCTGGAAATTGCCGACAGGGCAGCCGCGCAACCCTCACGCCTGTGCGCGGCGATGGGGGAGCTGTCGACGTCGAGCCTGATGGTCTCGGTCGCAACCGAACGCTGGACCGGCACGCTCCTGCGCCAGGTTTCTCCGGTTTGTGCCAGCACCCTGCGGGTGGCACTGCGGCCCTGGAGCGCGCCCTTGTCTTTGATGCGCCGCCGGCTGAGCGCACGGCTCGATCGGCGGATCGCGCACCAGACCTATCCACAAGCGTAA
- a CDS encoding phasin family protein — protein MGILDPFHIWREAIGLVEGEINSLAARKLESAEVAKAVNQFSKVSLGVQHVFDRSFASALRRLELPSRSEVDALATAVQRIEDKLDRLLPAPLNDALVPRPSRARQPSPPPAPKTVKRTLKPATRRAPKED, from the coding sequence ATGGGCATTCTTGATCCATTTCATATCTGGCGTGAAGCAATCGGCCTGGTCGAGGGCGAAATCAACTCGCTGGCTGCGAGAAAGCTCGAGTCGGCGGAAGTCGCCAAGGCCGTCAACCAGTTTTCCAAGGTATCGCTGGGTGTCCAGCATGTGTTCGACCGGTCGTTCGCCAGTGCATTGCGCCGCCTGGAGCTGCCCAGCCGGTCTGAAGTCGATGCGCTGGCAACCGCTGTGCAGCGCATCGAAGACAAGCTCGATCGACTGCTGCCAGCGCCCCTCAATGATGCGCTTGTACCTCGGCCGTCACGCGCCCGTCAGCCATCACCGCCGCCTGCGCCGAAAACAGTGAAACGAACCCTTAAACCGGCTACCCGGCGTGCGCCCAAGGAGGATTGA
- a CDS encoding alpha/beta fold hydrolase gives MMAATQPHQGHVRALAGRLCTEVDRMVQRRLKGLEFLGSPGPAMGKTPRTLLHRRGTLGLYRYHPTCQDVYRVPLLLVMAPTNKAYIFDLAERQSLIEFLLDRGYDVYVMDWNAPTQAERTLRVEDYVLDFIPDCMARVQADAGVDQVTLAGYCMGGVLSTLYAALHVDGPLKNLLCFTTPVDWSQMSWSRGIANQRFFEIDKLVDTVGIIPGEMIMAAIDLQRPASRIAGQLRLWDNMWNDAYVRHHRMMVGWGNDHLPLAGEYYRQVIKELMWNNSLHEGSLHISGRKIDLANIKVPLLHVIAEHDSLVPPACARPLVEKVGSLDKQELVLPGGHVSLIAGPAAKQRMWPALDEWLGQRSL, from the coding sequence ATGATGGCTGCAACGCAACCGCATCAAGGTCACGTCCGCGCCCTCGCGGGCCGACTCTGTACCGAGGTCGACCGGATGGTCCAGCGTCGGCTCAAGGGGCTCGAGTTCCTCGGTTCGCCCGGCCCCGCAATGGGCAAGACGCCCCGGACGTTATTGCACCGGCGGGGCACGCTGGGCCTGTATCGGTATCACCCGACCTGCCAGGACGTGTATCGGGTGCCATTGCTGTTGGTGATGGCCCCCACCAACAAGGCCTACATCTTCGACCTTGCCGAGCGCCAGAGCCTGATCGAGTTTCTCCTCGATCGCGGTTACGACGTCTATGTGATGGACTGGAATGCACCGACCCAGGCTGAGCGCACGCTGCGGGTTGAAGATTACGTGCTGGACTTCATTCCCGACTGCATGGCCCGGGTACAGGCAGACGCCGGGGTCGATCAGGTGACCTTGGCCGGTTACTGCATGGGCGGCGTGCTCTCGACCCTGTATGCGGCGCTGCATGTCGACGGCCCGCTGAAGAACCTCCTGTGCTTCACGACGCCGGTGGACTGGTCGCAGATGAGCTGGTCGCGAGGCATCGCCAATCAACGTTTTTTCGAGATCGACAAGCTGGTCGATACCGTGGGGATCATCCCCGGCGAGATGATCATGGCGGCGATCGACCTCCAGCGCCCCGCCAGCCGCATCGCCGGGCAACTGCGGCTGTGGGACAACATGTGGAACGACGCCTACGTCAGGCACCACCGGATGATGGTGGGCTGGGGCAACGATCACTTGCCGCTGGCCGGTGAGTACTACCGCCAGGTCATCAAGGAGTTGATGTGGAACAACAGCCTGCATGAGGGCAGCTTGCACATTTCCGGCCGCAAGATCGATCTGGCAAACATCAAGGTGCCCTTGCTGCACGTGATCGCCGAGCACGACTCGCTGGTGCCTCCAGCCTGTGCCCGACCGTTAGTGGAGAAGGTCGGATCGTTGGACAAGCAGGAACTGGTGTTGCCGGGCGGCCATGTCAGCCTGATAGCTGGGCCGGCTGCGAAACAACGCATGTGGCCGGCACTCGATGAATGGCTGGGGCAGCGCTCCCTGTAA